The Pelorhabdus rhamnosifermentans genome includes the window AATTTGGAGGTTTAAACGATGTTCAATCGACTGCTTATTGCCAATCGCGGTGAAATAGCCGTCAGAATTATTAGCGCCTGCCAGGAGCTTGGCATTCAAACCGTTGCCATCTATTCCGACGCCGATATCGATTCACTGCACGTTCAATTGGCAGACTACTCGTGCCGCGTTGGCTCTGCGGATGCTTCGGACAGTTATTTGAACAGCGATGCACTCATTCACGCAGCTAAAACTGTCCAGGCTGATGCTATTCACCCTGGTTATGGTTTTCTTTCGGAAAATGCTGAATTTGCCGAGGCCGTCACAAAGGCCGGACTCAACTTTATCGGTCCTACTGCCGAGGTTATCCGGCAAGTTGGCAACAAGGATGGCGCACGCAGCGCCATGAAGGCTATTGGGATTCCCCTTATTGAGGGAACGCCGCCCCTGACGAATAAAGAAAAAGCTTGCGAGTTAGCCGCCGAAATTGGTTATCCTGTCATTTTAAAACCCTTATCAGGGGGTGGTGGCCAGGGAATGCTCATATTCAACAATCAAGCGGAGTTTGTAAAAAGCTACAAGCGTATTGAAGACTTGGCATCCATTGAAAATTTCTATCTAGAACGGTATGTAACAGGAGCCCGCCATATTGAAGTACAGATATTAGCTGACCATTATGGCCAAATCATTCATTTAGGGGAAAGAGAGTGTTCCTTGCAGCGTCGCAATCAAAAATTGCTTGAAGAATGTCCTTCAAGCGCCTTGACACCCTGGCTGCGCGCCAAAGTAGGCGAATTAGCTGTTCGTGCCATGAAAGCCTTGCACTATACCAGTGTGGGAACAGTCGAATTTCTCATGGATCACGGCGGTAATTTTTATTTTATGGAAATCAACCCTCGTATCCAAGTGGAGCATGGCATCACTGAACTAGTCACAGGTATTGATATAGTTAAAAATCAGATCAAAATTGCTGCAGGAAAACCCCTAAATCTCATACAAGAAAACATTTTATTTCAAGGTCATGCCATAGAATGCCGCATAAATGCTGAAGATCCAAATAATAACTTTTTCCCTTCCGCCGGTAAAATTTCTCGTTACCACCAACCAGGAGGTCCCGCCGTTCGCGTCGATAGCGGCATCATGGCCGAATCGATTGTTCAGCCCTACTATGATTCTCTTATTGCCAAAGTCATGGTTCATGGCCGTTCACGCGGAGACGCGATTCATATTATGGAACGTGCCCTCTCGGAATACCTCATTGAAGGGATTCACACAACCATTCCTTTTCACAAGGAAATACTGAAAAATCCCCTGTTTTGCTCAGGAGATGTTGATACACAATTCGTAGAAAATAAAATGGCCTTATAAAAAAAGGAAGGGCATGCCTAATGAATGGCAGCCCCTTCCTTTTTCTTACGCCTATGCTTGGTGTAACAAACGTTTATTCGCGCGTTCAAACAACTCTTGCTTGTTCACAACGGCACGTTCATGTTTTCCATAACCAATAACACCACAATCATCGCAAGCTGTAATATCAAAAAACAGTCTGTCACCTACGATCTCTTTTAACGAAGCTTTGATACGCAAATTCATGCCTAAAGAAGTAGGTGCATCATGAGTAAACTCCATGGTACGCCCAACTGTTACAAGCCCTGCAGGTAAACGCTCATCAACGGCTTTTACAGCCGCATCAATCATCAGTCCCACATATGCAGGCGATGCAATCAACTGTCCTAATTGTCTACTACCGTAATAAGCAGCTGTATCTGATTCATCTAACATTCTATCGATAATAAAACTCATCCCCGGATTTAACACAGTCCTAACGTCAAACATCATTTTTTTCTTCCTCCTTGCTTGAATTAAAACTTACGACCTAATTATATCACTTATTATTAGTACCTGGCAATAAAATTATGCTGGAATTTCTTACTTTATCTACTAAATCTATAAAAAAAAGACTTCCAGGAAAATCTTCCTTGAAGTCTTTTTTTAACTTAAATTATTCTAACTCTATGCCGCCTCTCCACAGCCCTTCTTATTGAACCGCTTGAATTTGAGCAATTACATCCTTATATTCAGGATAATTGGCATACATGGGTTCAACGGCCTTACGGAAGGCTGCTTTATCGGGGTTGGAAATAATGACACCTTTATCTTTTAAATCATTAAGCGATTTAGTCGTATACTCAGCCCAAACCTGTCTTTGGTATACACCGGAATCTATAGCAGCCTGCATGACAATTTTCTGATCGTCCGGTGACAGTGTGTCCCAGATTTTTTTACTCATGATAACTGTCTCAGGAACCATAGCATGTTCATCAAGCGCGAAATATTTACATACTTCAAAATGCTTAGCCGACCATAAACTCGGCGGATTGTTTTCAGCACCATCAATAATACCTGTTTGAAGTCCACTATACACTTCACCATAGCCCATAGCTGTAGCAGAAGCGCCCAAGGTATTTACTGTGTCGACAAAAATTTTACTTTGTTGTACGCGAATTTTCTGTCCCTGCGCATCTGCTGGTGAATTAATGGCTTTTGTCTTAGTATAAAAGCTACGTGAGCCCGAATCATAGTAAGTCAAACCAATCAGATTACTTTTTTCCAATTCTTTAAGCATGCCTTTGCCAATATCTCCGTCAAGAACTTTCCAAAGATGAGTGGCATCACGGAAAAGAAAAGGCATGGAAAGTGCACCCATTTGAGGAGAAAAACTAGCTAGAGGTGCCGAATTTACACGATCAATAGCAATCGTGCCCATTTGTGTCATTTCGATGGATTCTTTTTCACCGCCCAATTGACCGCCCGAATAAACTTGCATTTTAATGCGGCCTTGCGTTCTTTCATCAAGCAATTGTGCCATTTTCTTTAGTCCCATAACAGTTGGATAATCCTCTGGCTGATTATCAGCAGCTTTCAATACAATCTCCTTTTTCGCCGCTGGTGCTTGCGAGGAGCTGCCACAACCAACAAGAAAAGTGGTAGCTGCAAATAAGCCTAACAAACCTACGGTCATCCATTTTAGTCTTCTCATATTCATCCTCCTTATATTAACTATCTATTCCTTATTTTACCATACTAGCCTATCATCTTTACCATTATTTTGAATAAATAAATCCGATTATTCATTCTTGTGTTATCCAACTAACTAAAAAAGCCGCGATGGAAGTATCCATCGCAGCCCGTAAACACCTGATTCATCTATCATGCTCTTCCTAAATAACTCAAAAGCACTTTCTAACTATTAGCCCAAATATTTGTGCAAGGTATTCCGCACAGCACCTTTTCCAGCAATCATTTCTTGAAAATAGCCTTCAATTTTTTCTCCCAAACCAATCTGATAAAGATTTATTCCAAACAATTCTTCATTCGACAAAATTGATTGTAAACTTTTCCGAGCTGATTGTGGTTCGCCTAATCTGACTTGAGAAATAGCCCCTTGCAAAGTTTCCAATAAAGGATCAGAACTTAACTTCATCGCTTTACCTTCATCATCTAAGCCCATTACATATCTGCACCATCCGGCAATAGTCAATGGAATATAGACTAATGTCTTACTATCCAAATCAGATCGCTCGGAGTAAGCTTTGATAGTTTCACCAAAACGGATACCAACTTTCTGCGATGTATCTGTCGCAATTCTTTGCGGTGTATCGGGTATATAGGGATTAGGCAATCTTACTTCAATGACTTCTTTAATGAAATCCTTTGGATCTAAAATTTTCGGATCAACGACAACAGGCATTCCTTCGTCATAACCAATCCTTTGGACTAATTTTTTTAAATCTTGATCATTCATTTCATCAGCAATGAGCGTATATCCCAGCAAGCAGCCAAAAATGGCCAGGGCCGTGTGAAGAGGATTCAGACAAGTACAAACCTTCATTTTTTCCACTCTGTTCACTGTCTGACGATCCGTAAACATGACACCTGCTGCTTCTAACGGCATGCGTCCATTAGGAAATTGATCTTCAATAACTAAATACTGCGGCTTTTCAGCATTCACAAAAGGTGCAATATAAGTATTCTTCGTCGTACAAATCAACTCTGTGCTACTAAAACCGCTATCATTTAGAGCCTGTTTGACACTTTCGGCAGGGCGCGGTGTAATTTTATCAATCATACTCCAAGGAAAAGAAACCCTGTCTGGATTATTGATATACTCAAGGAAGGCCTTTTCAACAAAATCATTCTCAAGCCATTCTTGCGCAATTGTCCGAACAGCTTGATACAATTTTTCGCCATTATGAGAACAATTATCCATGCTGACAAGAGCAATAGGGAGCTCACCCTGCTTAAAACGTTTATAAACTAAAGCTGTAATAATCGCCATCACACTTTGAGGCTGTTTGGGCCCA containing:
- a CDS encoding acetyl-CoA carboxylase biotin carboxylase subunit; translated protein: MFNRLLIANRGEIAVRIISACQELGIQTVAIYSDADIDSLHVQLADYSCRVGSADASDSYLNSDALIHAAKTVQADAIHPGYGFLSENAEFAEAVTKAGLNFIGPTAEVIRQVGNKDGARSAMKAIGIPLIEGTPPLTNKEKACELAAEIGYPVILKPLSGGGGQGMLIFNNQAEFVKSYKRIEDLASIENFYLERYVTGARHIEVQILADHYGQIIHLGERECSLQRRNQKLLEECPSSALTPWLRAKVGELAVRAMKALHYTSVGTVEFLMDHGGNFYFMEINPRIQVEHGITELVTGIDIVKNQIKIAAGKPLNLIQENILFQGHAIECRINAEDPNNNFFPSAGKISRYHQPGGPAVRVDSGIMAESIVQPYYDSLIAKVMVHGRSRGDAIHIMERALSEYLIEGIHTTIPFHKEILKNPLFCSGDVDTQFVENKMAL
- a CDS encoding thioesterase family protein, yielding MMFDVRTVLNPGMSFIIDRMLDESDTAAYYGSRQLGQLIASPAYVGLMIDAAVKAVDERLPAGLVTVGRTMEFTHDAPTSLGMNLRIKASLKEIVGDRLFFDITACDDCGVIGYGKHERAVVNKQELFERANKRLLHQA
- a CDS encoding TRAP transporter substrate-binding protein, with amino-acid sequence MRRLKWMTVGLLGLFAATTFLVGCGSSSQAPAAKKEIVLKAADNQPEDYPTVMGLKKMAQLLDERTQGRIKMQVYSGGQLGGEKESIEMTQMGTIAIDRVNSAPLASFSPQMGALSMPFLFRDATHLWKVLDGDIGKGMLKELEKSNLIGLTYYDSGSRSFYTKTKAINSPADAQGQKIRVQQSKIFVDTVNTLGASATAMGYGEVYSGLQTGIIDGAENNPPSLWSAKHFEVCKYFALDEHAMVPETVIMSKKIWDTLSPDDQKIVMQAAIDSGVYQRQVWAEYTTKSLNDLKDKGVIISNPDKAAFRKAVEPMYANYPEYKDVIAQIQAVQ
- a CDS encoding mannitol dehydrogenase family protein; protein product: MLTLSQSSIKNSQLWNQAGIETLNFDYDQMVASTRENPTWVHFGAGNIFRGFIATLQQTLLNQGKASTGIIAVETYDQEIIEKIYDPYGNLSLLAIMNQDGSLEKKLIGSIGESLVGDPARETNWQRLKAIFCKPSLQMASFTITEKGYGLKNMSGHYLPAVEQDMKTGPKQPQSVMAIITALVYKRFKQGELPIALVSMDNCSHNGEKLYQAVRTIAQEWLENDFVEKAFLEYINNPDRVSFPWSMIDKITPRPAESVKQALNDSGFSSTELICTTKNTYIAPFVNAEKPQYLVIEDQFPNGRMPLEAAGVMFTDRQTVNRVEKMKVCTCLNPLHTALAIFGCLLGYTLIADEMNDQDLKKLVQRIGYDEGMPVVVDPKILDPKDFIKEVIEVRLPNPYIPDTPQRIATDTSQKVGIRFGETIKAYSERSDLDSKTLVYIPLTIAGWCRYVMGLDDEGKAMKLSSDPLLETLQGAISQVRLGEPQSARKSLQSILSNEELFGINLYQIGLGEKIEGYFQEMIAGKGAVRNTLHKYLG